GTCGACTCGTCATTTTCATCGGTGCCGAACGTGGTCACGAACTGCTGCAGCCACTGATTCCGCTTCTGCATCATCTGAGCATAGTTGCCCTGACCGACTCCGCCCACGTTGGCGTTGCCAGCAATCAGCAGGGAATCGAACAACTGCTCGGCCTGCATCGATTTGATGTACATGTGGCTGAAGAGCGGCATTTCACCGGCAGCCGGATTGTCGATCTCGTTCTTCGAATTGAACTCACTGCTCAGGCGATAAGCGTCGGAATTGGTAATCCAGCGGAGCAGCATCTTGTAGTCGTACCCCGATGCCACGAAGCTCTCGGTGAGATGCTCCAGCAGTTCCGGATGCGACGGCGGATTATGGGGCCCCATGTCGTCGACCGGGCGAGTGAACCCGTAGCCGAAGAAGTGTCCCCACATCTTATTGACCAGAGCACGAGCCAGTTGATGATCCGAGTCGTTGGTGATGGCTTCGGCGAAGACTTCCTGACGTGACTTGCCGTTGTCGAACTCCACATCGTTTCCGAAGTACTTGGGATAAGCAACCTGCATCAGGCCGCTCCGTTTTTCGAAGTAGACCGGTCCAGAGAAGTCATCGACAACCAGCTCCGAGTAATCATCCACCTGGCGACCGGTTTCCGGATCAATCTTGCGATGATCGACGCGACGCACCTGACGGAAGAAACTGTTGAACTCCCAGAACTGATCCTGCTTCCAGTCGTTGAACGGATGGTTGTGACACTGTGTGCACTGCACCTGAGTTCCCAGGAAGACCCGGGCGGTTTTTGCAGTCACCTGCACGCCTTCGTCCCGCATCGTCATCTGACTGAGCAGATAGTTGACGGCCCCGTTCTCTTCATAGTGACCTTCCGCAGTCATCAAATCGCCAACGACCTCGACCCAGGGGCGGTTCTTGGCGAATGCTTCCCGCAGGAACTTTTCCATACCTTCCCGGCTGGTTCGCCGAGGCGTCTGACGGCCGATCAACTCGTTCGTCCAGACGGTCGTCCAGTTATTGACGTAACTGTCGCTGTCGAGCAGCGTGTCAATCACTTTGGCGTATTTGTTCGGATCCTTATCGGACGTGAAGGCTTCAATGTCTTTCAGAGGAGGGATGTGTCCTCCCAGGTCGAGATAAACCCGACGCAGCCACGTGACATCGTCGGCCGGTTCGGACGGACTGACTTCGTTGTCCTCGTAACCCCGGCTGATCAGCATGTTGATCTTGTCGAGTACGGCCGGATCGTATTTCAGGCGGTAGTCGCTCTGCTCGGCCCCATAAGCGGAGGTCGGCGGTGAAGCGAGCATGCCGGCGGTACAGACGCAGAATGCCGCAGCAGCGAGTAGTACTTGAGATTGCCGCATGAATTCGTATGTCCTCATGAATTCCGGTCCTGTTGTTATGTGTTGCCACATCCTTCGGAGACTCGTCAGGTGACTCACCGCACGTTAGCTCTCAGGTGGATGGACCTGATGGTCGGCATGGAAGCCAGACGTGGTCGACCTGCGTGCTCTGTCAATAAACCGCACTGACAGAGGCAACATTCGACGCGATCCGAGGAAAAACTCGAAGATTTGTAGAATGGCGAACCGCGACATTTTCAGCAGAAGGAACGCTGACCTCTTCGAAAGTGTCGCAGCAGACTGGATTTAAATTTTATGGTCCAAGTCCGTTCAGGACAACGGAATTGTTTGATATGTCCCAAATTTGCACGTTGACGGCAAAACGGCCCTGTAGACATCTTCGGCCAGATCGACGTTCTTTGATCAATCCGGGACCTCGACATTCTCGGTCAGTTGGGTGGGCTGAAATCAACGGGGACAGTATACATCTGATTCCAGGGCGGTGAGGAACTGACTTTTTCGGCGTTTTTTCAGGGGTTTGCGAAAAGTCCTCTGACGTTGCGGGCGCCGACCGGTTATCAATGAGAGCATTGACAGCGACGTCACGACCTCGGGAATTTTGTGCACCTGTTTGCAGAGCGAACGCGGCGGGCCAGCATGGGCCGGGCTAACGTTGGCGGAGATCAAGTCGGCAACAAAGGGACTGACGGGGGTCGAAACTGGCTTTCACCAGGTTAAACGATTCCTACGACCGTACGCTCCGACCGAATAATCCGGCTCCCGTATGCGATTTTGCGCCGAGACAGGCAGGGACTGGGTATAATTCCGGGCCACCAACCGACTGCACGCTTCCCGTATTCGTCCCACCAGCTGTTTGAGGCCAGCAGGCGAACCCTCCGTTCGCTTCTCCCAGCTGCCGATGAGACCAGGTTTAGCGCCTAAATTGACAGTCCCCAACGAATAAATAGCGCCTGGCGTGCGTACGTCCCGCCTCAGGAATCGACAAGGAGTAATCCCAGTGCTTCAATCCACACTCAATGCCAAACGACTGATCCAGTCGATCGAATTACCAGCTTACGCATTTATCCCCGGTTCAGGTCTGCCTCACCCGATGCGCGATCCCCGTGGTCACAGCCACGGTCGGAAACGGGTTTCCCCACCAGCTCTCACGCTGGAAAACTGGTCGACCCACCGGAATTACCTGCTCGGCCTGGATCTGTTCAATTACGGATTCTACTGGGAATCTCACGAAGAGTGGGATCGCCTGTGGAAGTCCTCCGGTCCCGACAGCCTGACCGGCAAGTTCCTCAAGGGACTGGTTAAACTGGCTGCCGCCGGGGTGAAAGTTCGCGAAGGAAGCATCCACGGCGTCCGTCGTCATGCCGCCTCT
The genomic region above belongs to Rubinisphaera margarita and contains:
- a CDS encoding DUF1549 and DUF1553 domain-containing protein — protein: MRTYEFMRQSQVLLAAAAFCVCTAGMLASPPTSAYGAEQSDYRLKYDPAVLDKINMLISRGYEDNEVSPSEPADDVTWLRRVYLDLGGHIPPLKDIEAFTSDKDPNKYAKVIDTLLDSDSYVNNWTTVWTNELIGRQTPRRTSREGMEKFLREAFAKNRPWVEVVGDLMTAEGHYEENGAVNYLLSQMTMRDEGVQVTAKTARVFLGTQVQCTQCHNHPFNDWKQDQFWEFNSFFRQVRRVDHRKIDPETGRQVDDYSELVVDDFSGPVYFEKRSGLMQVAYPKYFGNDVEFDNGKSRQEVFAEAITNDSDHQLARALVNKMWGHFFGYGFTRPVDDMGPHNPPSHPELLEHLTESFVASGYDYKMLLRWITNSDAYRLSSEFNSKNEIDNPAAGEMPLFSHMYIKSMQAEQLFDSLLIAGNANVGGVGQGNYAQMMQKRNQWLQQFVTTFGTDENDESTTFNGSIPQALMMMNGELIDAATKGESGSLLHKVVTSDERDSRKIQLLYLAALGRNPTGRDLSAVKKLMQISGDAGTGYQDLYWALLNSNEFIFIR
- a CDS encoding DUF309 domain-containing protein, whose translation is MLQSTLNAKRLIQSIELPAYAFIPGSGLPHPMRDPRGHSHGRKRVSPPALTLENWSTHRNYLLGLDLFNYGFYWESHEEWDRLWKSSGPDSLTGKFLKGLVKLAAAGVKVREGSIHGVRRHAASAGEVFADVAAEADVDNYCGLEFTVLQFAADRAAQLNYKNKFDAGKPVRVFPFILQPEAETMS